One Aphidius gifuensis isolate YNYX2018 linkage group LG3, ASM1490517v1, whole genome shotgun sequence DNA window includes the following coding sequences:
- the LOC122853328 gene encoding nuclear pore membrane glycoprotein 210: MAASKILITTLLLILLTLHKQIEASRLNVPRVLLPIFNDFPVNFTLEVTEGGCYQWSTARPDIINLIPMNENPERTCSSAVLVQSVIKDPTRNTAIVTAEDIKTGEFLRCDVIVDAIKSLRLITTTRELFIRETPEAFEVRAYDNQDNEFTTLAGIEFEWSIGNGERRIVNADEPTNDNDILKFMTFKGSRYETPRAISMFDGSGKFGSVILLGGVKTGTAHVSTRLPYPEYNHVPSVEVELIVVANLIILPTDITIMQHDCVVYNVVQVHQGRLEQINLSSSQYYLKTQHTDILEIDNSNNGKAYAITNGVAKVLLGDKNVNDEYGVVLPSANVHVTNVKYITITLLPNKNKYMILGQKQEIAVELYDEKDHKFYIGNDVKITIDIENNFIDTKLTSQNGSYIIGIPIACGTTRIKAHLHGIKNKYGKNILLKNSLHTESEFIIHNPVIVKPKILTVPWDPNNKSRFDIALKASGGDGTYTWTSRQSEIAAVSQHGVVRILNQGSTNIIASMTKNSWNRDTTILHVMLPTRLEIIDKHIDAAIGEAIPLHIALYGKMMSSSSDSSDNSNNNEIPFTDCRDTLFDIYISNSNFIKNSTSNTIGVKLIGNSCTSISVIGTNIGTSTITISYNLNGQYFMDSVEVSAYEPLVSVYPSTGETLLAIGSSRNILFKGGPQSIATTTRDTTIANEYNQHVTISNEDVVRLIENDNTDTTEHLDVYVFKIVCQAIGEAVLNFKITNKKQICYDNNCHNYGASSSVKITCGKPRYIYLQPEFSDNENCPIAKTNDKIMAHYDKPLKIIVTVKDENGKLFDNISSLNIEWNIKPTSNGIVQITNGIIEDTFIDYNTVFIKNHYQLFIPNKNTGTMTISTKITDYQKYILAKLKIAPEWPPFSTLNDKGQLATPLIKYEINIILVNDTIIKPDVIKILNDQNIKYSLQVSQGSGYYEFLLSTNDIADIRYIEPTKTISIIPKKSGTLELSLVDLCLASKPAVSIIHVQQLAGIEIDSVNKVEKGKCIKASIKLFDTNGQLIKLPSIELFDLRLEVENSFIDIKPLAVNDQDNVDDDDDEEQKIIYVINGIEEGETKITFISGYNDNEIRSEYLTIQVFSPLKINNKNVTLLIGSVHQVLTTGGPSNADIEFTIFDDNNHDVIVPINDKFDIFEGKSIGKTLIIAKSIGKDSRGNRVIYSQDSAEITVTLLEGIRIVSPTTRIKVGATIPLWAFGIPDNINPLIIGSIKSPQITFTWLSSDTNILALNNMYDGTGINIRYENTVTLRAKALKPGFATIYLNATKISHDNDNDNNNRNQINDDGTYSASLKIEIIDEFYLLNPDIKNSIPVIMMTPNSSIKIKTNRDRHGSTSYKIITTTGQSGDSNDTNILSSSTTTTSSTSSSSSSKLVNIDKSGTIKSGDNYGRTILDITNIESYNLKQSMTIAIEIKPIHYMMLSLDPNIKIRSGEELNVLPKGMELNYIIEYFDNYGNKFHASDKKINTITNRNDLMKFLNSYDDNNNKLSILFIDNGEVIVKLYNDKIYDYGHMIIGDILFPSKTILTVGDIVCFSMPMIASKTGDLGFWQSSIPQVLSVDGITGIGTAKKIGHTIVKHSLNIVNDNNNKQNEIEVIVQPISKITLILLRGKNITGTEIFSVPLVLKSRDEGVKENNILARGLGGCRTHKTFNVDSFPFTCKIQFTSLNIASSININDILLTKPRFDIISGFYYCDIIPIGTSTLLSSTLDTKIQINAYSRDVEGKPLEITYLPSAYIETTDIIFYSSQQTKSSASIGTLDIYGLTIVLNQIYIDLPDGIVIDTKEYLNKNKLQFKLRLIQQHDDLQGQYLTVGNSLTKQNITILIRLSKNHQYAQLSNVKWINYMYYHRYTFTTLIVLIITVIYVWKKKISSVDISVNNTSIFADKSTLSSASPTAPSSPPPLQRFPEQRMTGCLNSSFDNSRTSTGLQLTPDTSLRPFSAFEAVYGDPRVFYTPNSKRNVSRLSP; encoded by the exons ATGGCGGCATCAAAAATACTTATAACTacgttattattaatattattaacattacaTAAACAAATTGAAGCATCACGTTTAAATGTACCAAGAGTTTTATTGCCAATATTCAATGATTTTCCAGTCAACTTTACCCTGGAAGTCACCGAGGGAGGTTGTTATCAATG GTCAACTGCACGTCcagatattataaatttaattccaaTGAATGAAAATCCTGAACGTACCTGTTCATCAGCAGTACTTGTCCAAAGTGTAATAAAAGATCCAACAAGAAATACAGCAATAGTAACAGCTGAAGATATAAAAACTGGTGAATTTTTACGTTgtgatgttattgttgatgCAATTAAATCACTACGTCttataacaacaacaagagAATTATTTATTCGTGAGACACCAGAAGCATTTGAAGTACGTGCTTATGATAATCAAGATAATGAATTTACAACATTAGCTGGTATTGAATTTGAATGGTCAATTGGAAATGGGGAAAGACGTATTGTCAATGCTGATGAGCcaacaaatgataatgatatattAAAGTTTATGACATTTAAAGGCTCACGTTATGAAACACCAAGAGCAATATCAATGTTTGATGGTAGTGGTAAATTTGGTAGTGTTATTTTACTTGGTGGTGTTAAAACTGGTACAGCACATGTATCAACAAGGCTACCATACCCTGAATACAATCATGTACCATCAGTTGAAGTTGAACTAATTGTCGttgcaaatttaataattttaccaacTGATATTACAATAATGCAACATGATTGTGTTGTTTATAATGTTGTACAAGTACATCAAGGAAGATtagaacaaattaatttatcatctagtcaatattatttaaagacTCAACATACTGATATCCTagaaattgataattcaaataatggaAAAGCATATGCAATTACAAATGGTGTTGCCAAAGTTTTACTTGGTgataaaaatgtcaatgatGAATATGGCGTTGTATTACCAAGTGCAAATGTACATGTtacaaatgtaaaatatataacaataacattattaccaaataaaaataaatacatgatACTTGGACAAAAACAAGAAATAGCTGTTGAATTATATGATGAAAAagatcataaattttatattggtaatgatgttaaaataacaattgacattgaaaataattttattgatacaaaGCTAACAAGTCAAAATGGTAGTTATATTATTGGTATACCAATTGCATGTGGTACAACACGTATTAAAGCTCATTTACatggtattaaaaataaatatggtaaaaatatattattaaaaaattcattacatACTGAAAgtgaatttataattcataatCCAGTTATTGTTAAGCCAAAAATATTAACAGTACCATGGGAtccaaataataaatcaagatTTGATATTGCATTAAAAGCAAGTGGTGGTGATGGTACATATACATGGACATCAAGACAATCTGAAATTGCAGCAGTTAGTCAACATGGTGTTGttagaattttaaatcaaggtagtacaaatattattgcatCAATGACTAAAAATTCATGGAATCGTGATACAACTATTTTACATGTTATGCTACCAACACGTcttgaaattattgataaacataTTGATGCTGCTATTGGTGAGGCAATACCATTGCACATTGCATTGTATGGAAAAATGATGTCTAGTTCTAGTGACTCATCAgacaatagtaataataatgaaataccaTTTACTGATTGTCGTGAtacattatttgatatttatatatcaaatagtaattttattaaaaattcaactagCAATACAATTGgtgttaaattaattggtaattcaTGTACGAGTATAAGTGTTATTGGTACAAATATTGGTACATCAACAATAACTATTTCGTATAATTTAAATGGACAATATTTTATGGATTCTGTTGAAGTATCAGCGTATGAGCCATTAGTATCAGTTTATCCATCAACTGGTGAGACATTATTGGCTATTGGTTCATcgagaaatatattattcaaaggTGGACCACAGTCAATAGCAACAACAACACGTGATACTACAATTGCTAATGAATATAATCAACATGTTACAATTTCTAATGAAGATGTTGTTagattaattgaaaatgataatactgATACAACTGAACACTTGGatgtttatgtttttaaaattgtttgtcAGGCAATTGGTGAGgctgtattaaattttaaaataacaaataaaaaacaaatttgttatgataataattgtcataATTATGGTGCAAGTTCATCAGTTAAAATAACATGTGGTAAAccaagatatatttatttacaaccaGAATTTTCAGACAATGAAAATTGTCCAATTgctaaaacaaatgataaaataatggcACATTATGATAaaccattaaaaattattgtcacagttaaagatgaaaatggtaaattatttgataatataagtagtttaaatattgaatggAATATTAAACCAACAAGTAATGGAATTGTACAAATAACAAATGGAATAATTGAAGATacatttattgattataatacagtatttattaaaaatcattatcaactatttataccaaataaaaatactggaACAATGACAATAAGTACAAAAATAActgattatcaaaaatatatacttgctaaattaaaaatagcacCAGAATGGCCACCATTTTCAACGCTAAATGACAAAGGACAATTAGCAACACCattgataaaatatgaaattaatattatacttGTTAATGATACAATTATAAAACCAGATGTCATTAAAATCTTGAatgatcaaaatataaaatactcaTTACAAGTTAGTCAAGGATCTggttattatgaatttttattaagtaCAAATGATATTGCTGATATAAGATATATTGAaccaacaaaaacaatatcaataataccaaaaaaatcTGGTACATTAGAGTTATCACTTGTTGATCTTTGTTTAGCATCAAAACCAGCAGTATCAATTATTCATGTACAACAATTAGCTGGTATTGAGATTGACAGTGttaataaagttgaaaaagGAAAATGTATAAAAGCAAGtatcaaattatttgataCAAATGGACAGCTAATAAAATTAccatcaattgaattatttgatttacgTTTAGAagttgaaaattcatttattgatattaaaccaTTAGCTGTAAATGATCAAGATAATgttgatgacgatgatgatgaagaacaaaaaattatatacgttATTAATGGAATTGAAGAGGGTGAAACTAAGATAACATTTATAAGTGGttataatgacaatgaaaTACGTAgtgaatatttaacaatacaagtattttcaccattaaaaataaataataaaaatgtgacATTATTAATTGGTAGTGTACATCAAGTATTGACAACTGGTGGACCATCAAATGCTGATATTGAATTTACTATATTTGACGATAATAATCATGATGTTATTGTTCCAATTAATGACAAGTTTGATATCTTTGAAGGTAAATCAATTGgtaaaacattaataattgcAAAATCAATTGGTAAAGATAGTAGAGGTAATAGAGTTATATATTCACAAGATAGTGCTGAAATAACAGTGACATTATTAGAAGGTATACGTATTGTATCACCAACAACAAGAATTAAAGTTGGTGCAACAATACCATTATGGGCATTTGGAATACCAGATAATATTAATCCACTTATTATTGGATCAATAAAATCACCACAAATAACATTCACTTGGCTATCAAGTGATACAAATATTCTTgcattaaataatatgtatgatGGTACTGGTATTAATATACGATATGAAAATACAGTAACACTCAGAGCAAAAGCATTAAAACCAGGCTTtgcaacaatttatttaaatgcaacaaaaatttctcatgataatgacaatgataataataatcgtaaTCAAATTAATGACGATGGAACATATAGTGcatcattaaaaatagaaataattgatgaattttatttattaaatcctgatattaaaaattcaattccaGTTATTATGATGACACCAAattcaagtattaaaattaaaacaaatcgTGATAGACATGGTAGtacaagttataaaataataacaacaactggACAAAGTGGTGATTCAAAtgatacaaatatattatcatcatcaacaacaacaacatcatcaacatcatcttcatcttcatcaaaacttgttaatattgataaaagtggTACAATAAAATCTGGTGATAATTATGGTAGAACAATTCTCGATATAACAAATATtgaatcatataatttaaaacaatcgATGACAATtgcaattgaaataaaaccaATTCATTATATGATGCTATCACTTGatccaaatattaaaatacgtTCTGGTGAAGAATTAAATGTTCTACCAAAAGGAATggaattaaattatatcattgaatattttgataattatggtaataaatttcatgcaagtgataaaaaaattaacacaatAACAAATCGTaatgatttaatgaaatttttaaattcatatgatgataataataataaattatcaatattatttattgataatggtgaagttattgttaaattatataatgataaaatatatgattatGGACATATGATTATTGGTGATATATTATTTCcatcaaaaacaatattaactGTTGGtgatattgtttgtttttcaatGCCAATGATTGCATCTAAAACTGGTGATCTTGGATTTTGGCAATCATCAATACCACAAGTATTATCTGTTGATGGTATAACTGGTATTGGtacagctaaaaaaattggacatacaattgttaaacatagtttaaatattgttaatgataataataataaacaaaatgaaattgaagTTATTGTACAGccaatatcaaaaataacattgatattattaagaGGTAAAAATATAACTGGTACAGAAATATTTAGTGTACCACTTGTATTAAAAAGTCGTGATGAAGgagttaaagaaaataatatattagcAAGAGGACTTGGTGGTTGTAGAACACATAAAACATTTAATGTTGATTCATTTCCATTTACatgtaaaatacaatttacatcattaaatattgcatcatcaattaatattaatgatatattattaacaaaaccaagatttgatattataagtggtttttattattgtgataTAATACCAATTGGtacatcaacattattatcaagtacACTTGAtactaaaatacaaataaatgcaTATAGTCGTGATGTTGAAGGTAAACCATTAGAAATAACATATTTACCATCAGCATATATTGAAACAacagatataatattttattcatcacaACAAACTAAAAGTTCAGCATCAATTGGAACACTTGATATTTATGGTTTAACAATtgtattaaatcaaatatatattgatttaccAGATGGTATTGTCATTGAtacaaaagaatatttaaataaaaataagctacaatttaaattacgtCTTATTCAACAACATGATGATTTACAAGGACAATATTTAACTGTTGGTAATTCATTGactaaacaaaatataacaatactcATTAGACTAtctaaaaatcatcaatacgCACAATTATCAAATGTCAAATGGATcaattatatgtattatcaTCGTTATACATTTACGACATTGATTGTATTAATTATAACAGTTATTTatgtgtggaaaaaaaaaatatcaagtgttGATATATCAGTTAATAATACAAGTATATTTGCTGATAAATCAACATTGTCTTCAGCATCACCAACAGcaccatcatcaccaccaccattacAAAGATTCCCAGAACAAAGAATGACTGGctgtttaaattcatcatttgataattcacGCACAAGTACAGGCCTACAGCTAACACCTGATACATCATTGAGACCATTTTCAGCATTTGAAGCTGTTTATGGTGATCCACGTGTTTTTTATACTCCAAATTCAAAACGTAATGTATCACGTTTATCTCCATAA